Proteins encoded by one window of Cloeon dipterum chromosome 4, ieCloDipt1.1, whole genome shotgun sequence:
- the LOC135942722 gene encoding poly [ADP-ribose] polymerase tankyrase-like has product MARKVDWVEGFELQEASKEELSWISKKMDTSRVAHYGVKVSYKIQKIYKVKNSTLWMKYTSRRQQIALDYPKGEKVPEMHLFHGTCSADADTIVEHGFNIEKSNPQGMFGKGIYFANLSSKCNQYTFEGYKAACKDHRNEHCDQCIRKMLLCKVAVGKMYEAQAPMNGNMEAPKGYHSIVAKPKPHFLVNPEYVIYNNSQAYPSFLIEYKITV; this is encoded by the exons ATGGCTCGAAAGGTTGACTGGGTGGAAGGCTTTGAGCTTCAAGAAGCCTCCAAAGAAGAATTGTCGTGGATTTCTAAGAAAATGGATACGTCTCGAGTGGCTCACTACGGAGTCAAAGTTTcatacaaaattcaaaag ATCTACAAAGTCAAAAACTCAACTCTGTGGATGAAGTACACGTCAAGGCGTCAACAAATTGCCCTTGATTACCCAAAAGGCGAGAAGGTGCCTGAGATGCACCTGTTTCATGGAACCTGCAGTGCTGATGCTGACACCATTGTGGAGCATGGGTTCAACATTGAGAAATCTAATCCACAAGGAATGTTTGGCAAAg GGATCTACTTTGCCAATCTCTCCTCAAAGTGTAACCAATACACATTTGAAGGCTACAAAGCGGCGTGTAAGGATCACCGCAACGAACACTGTGATCAGTGCATCAGGAAGATGCTCCTCTGCAAGGTGGCAGTGGGAAAAATGTACGAGGCCCAAGctcctatgaatggaaatatGGAGGCCCCTAAAGGATACCACAGCATTGTGGCCAAGCCAAAACCCCATTTCCTTGTCAACCCAGAGTACGTTATCTACAACAACTCTCAG gCCTACCCTAGCTTCTTGATCGAGTACAAAATCACAGTTTAA